A genome region from Nocardia sp. NBC_01730 includes the following:
- the era gene encoding GTPase Era — protein sequence MADRSEARDDAEFRSGFVCFVGRPNTGKSTLTNALVGAKIAITSSRPQTTRHTIRGIVHREHTQLILVDTPGLHRPRTLLGQRLNDLVRDTYSEVDVIALCIPADEKIGPGDRWIVQQIKQMAPKTTLLGVVTKIDKVSRDQVAGQLVAVSQLLGPDADVVPVSAVKGEQVEVLVDVIASKMPEGPAFYPDGELTDEPEETLMAELIREAALEGVRDELPHSLAVVIEEILPYADRDDMLDVHALLYVERPSQKAIVIGKGGSRLKEVGTNARKQIEHILGTRIYLNLHVKVAKDWQRDPKQLGKLGF from the coding sequence GTGGCTGACCGGTCCGAGGCGCGCGATGACGCCGAATTCCGTTCCGGCTTCGTCTGTTTCGTCGGACGGCCGAACACGGGCAAGTCGACGTTGACCAATGCGCTGGTCGGCGCGAAGATCGCGATCACCTCCTCGCGCCCACAGACCACCAGGCACACCATTCGTGGCATCGTGCACCGAGAGCACACCCAGTTGATCCTGGTCGACACCCCCGGGCTGCACCGCCCGCGTACCCTGCTCGGCCAGCGCTTGAACGACCTTGTGCGCGACACGTATTCGGAAGTCGACGTGATCGCGCTGTGCATCCCCGCCGACGAGAAGATCGGACCCGGCGACCGCTGGATCGTGCAGCAGATCAAGCAGATGGCGCCGAAGACCACGCTGCTCGGCGTGGTCACCAAGATCGACAAGGTGAGCCGGGACCAGGTCGCCGGGCAACTGGTCGCGGTCTCCCAGCTGCTCGGCCCGGACGCGGACGTGGTGCCGGTGTCGGCGGTCAAGGGCGAGCAGGTCGAGGTCCTCGTCGATGTCATCGCCTCGAAGATGCCGGAGGGTCCGGCCTTCTATCCCGACGGTGAGCTGACCGACGAGCCGGAGGAGACGCTCATGGCCGAGCTGATCCGCGAGGCCGCGCTCGAGGGCGTTCGCGACGAGCTGCCGCACTCGCTGGCCGTCGTCATCGAGGAGATCCTGCCCTATGCGGATCGCGACGACATGCTCGACGTGCACGCGCTGCTGTATGTCGAGCGGCCGAGTCAGAAGGCCATCGTCATCGGTAAGGGCGGCTCTCGGCTGAAGGAGGTCGGCACCAACGCGCGCAAGCAGATCGAGCACATCCTCGGCACCCGCATCTACCTGAATCTGCACGTGAAGGTCGCCAAGGACTGGCAGCGTGACCCGAAGCAACTGGGCAAACTGGGCTTCTGA
- the hrcA gene encoding heat-inducible transcriptional repressor HrcA — protein sequence MSSTEDRRFEVLRAIVADYVATKEPIGSKSLVERHNLGVSSATVRNDMAVLEAEGYIAQPHTSSGRIPTDKGYRQFVDRISEVKPLSPAERRAIMDFLESGVDLDDVLRRGVRLLAQLTRQVAVVQYPTVSASTVRHIEVVALNPARLLLVVITDTGRVDQRLVELGAVIDDEDLAALRGMLGGAMDGKRLAAASAAVAELPEHAPQRLREVLIRVSTVLVETLVEHPEERLVLGGTANLTRNVADFGFPGSLRAVLEALEEQVVVLKLLAAAQQPGTVTVRIGEETQVEQMRGTSVVSTGYGAAGAVLGGMGVLGPTRMDYPGTIASVAAVARYIGEVLAER from the coding sequence ATGTCGAGCACCGAGGATCGGCGCTTCGAGGTCCTGCGCGCGATCGTCGCCGACTATGTCGCGACCAAGGAACCGATCGGGTCGAAGTCCCTGGTCGAGCGGCATAACCTAGGTGTTTCCAGCGCGACGGTGCGCAACGACATGGCTGTGCTGGAGGCGGAGGGCTATATCGCGCAGCCGCATACGAGTTCCGGGCGCATTCCCACGGACAAGGGCTATCGCCAGTTCGTGGACCGGATCTCCGAGGTGAAGCCGCTGTCGCCCGCGGAGCGCAGGGCGATCATGGATTTCCTGGAGTCGGGTGTCGACCTCGATGACGTGCTGCGTCGTGGCGTGCGGCTGCTGGCCCAGCTGACCAGGCAGGTCGCCGTCGTGCAGTATCCGACGGTGTCGGCGTCGACGGTCCGGCACATCGAGGTCGTCGCGCTCAATCCCGCGCGGTTGCTGCTGGTGGTCATCACCGATACGGGCCGTGTCGACCAGCGCCTGGTGGAACTCGGTGCGGTGATCGATGACGAGGATCTGGCCGCGCTGCGCGGCATGCTCGGCGGCGCAATGGATGGCAAGCGCCTGGCTGCGGCCTCGGCGGCAGTCGCGGAACTGCCCGAGCACGCGCCGCAGCGACTGCGTGAAGTGCTGATACGGGTGTCCACGGTGCTGGTCGAGACGCTGGTGGAACATCCAGAGGAGCGGCTGGTGCTCGGCGGCACCGCCAACCTCACCCGCAACGTCGCGGACTTCGGATTTCCAGGCTCGCTGCGCGCGGTGCTGGAGGCGCTGGAGGAGCAGGTGGTCGTGCTCAAGCTGCTGGCCGCCGCCCAGCAGCCAGGGACGGTGACGGTGCGGATCGGCGAGGAGACACAGGTAGAGCAGATGCGCGGCACCTCGGTGGTGTCGACCGGCTATGGCGCGGCGGGCGCGGTGCTGGGCGGCATGGGCGTGCTCGGCCCGACTCGGATGGACTACCCAGGAACGATCGCCTCGGTGGCGGCCGTCGCCCGATACATCGGCGAGGTCCTCGCCGAACGCTGA
- the dnaJ gene encoding molecular chaperone DnaJ, with amino-acid sequence MARDYYGLLGVAKNATDQEIKRAYRKLARELHPDVNPDEAAQARFKEVSTAYEVLSDPEKRRIVDLGGDPLESGGGGGGFNGAGFGGLGDVFEAFFGGMGGSGAPRKARGRVQPGADSLIRTRLSLAECAVGVTKHLTVDTAILCDICQGAGTNGKSKPVRCETCGGAGEVQSVQRSFLGQVLTSRPCPTCRGAGETIPDPCHKCGGDGRVRARREIAAPIPAGVANGMRVRLAAQGEVGPGGGHAGDLYVEIVEQPHDVFVRDGDDLHCTVRVPMVDAALGTTVVIDTILDGPTELTIAPGTQPGEVAVLRSHGMPRLRSGARGDLLAHLDIVIPSKLDSKQAELLRTYKGMRERERAEVMSAQSEHNSGLFARLRASFSGR; translated from the coding sequence GTGGCACGGGACTACTACGGACTGCTCGGCGTCGCGAAGAACGCGACCGACCAGGAGATCAAGCGGGCATACCGCAAGCTGGCGCGTGAGCTCCACCCCGACGTCAACCCCGACGAGGCGGCGCAGGCCAGGTTCAAGGAAGTATCGACCGCCTACGAGGTGCTGTCGGATCCGGAGAAGCGCCGCATCGTCGACCTGGGTGGCGACCCGCTGGAATCCGGCGGCGGCGGTGGCGGCTTCAACGGCGCGGGCTTCGGTGGCCTCGGCGACGTGTTCGAGGCGTTCTTCGGGGGCATGGGCGGATCGGGCGCGCCCCGCAAGGCGCGCGGTCGTGTCCAGCCGGGCGCCGACTCGCTGATCCGCACCCGGCTCAGCCTGGCCGAATGCGCGGTCGGCGTGACCAAGCACCTGACCGTGGATACGGCGATCCTGTGCGACATCTGCCAGGGCGCGGGCACGAACGGCAAATCCAAGCCGGTGCGCTGCGAAACCTGTGGTGGCGCGGGGGAAGTGCAGTCCGTACAGCGCTCCTTCCTCGGCCAGGTGCTGACCTCGCGTCCGTGCCCGACCTGCCGCGGCGCGGGCGAGACCATCCCGGACCCGTGCCACAAGTGTGGCGGAGATGGGCGGGTACGAGCGCGCCGCGAGATCGCCGCGCCGATCCCCGCGGGTGTCGCCAACGGCATGCGGGTGCGGCTGGCCGCGCAGGGCGAGGTGGGCCCGGGCGGTGGCCACGCGGGCGACTTGTACGTCGAGATCGTCGAGCAGCCGCACGATGTGTTCGTCCGCGATGGTGACGACCTGCACTGCACCGTCCGGGTTCCGATGGTCGACGCGGCGCTGGGCACCACCGTCGTGATCGACACCATCCTGGACGGCCCCACCGAGCTGACCATCGCACCGGGCACCCAGCCGGGGGAGGTCGCCGTGCTGCGCAGCCATGGCATGCCTCGCCTGCGTTCCGGCGCGCGCGGCGACTTGCTCGCGCACCTGGACATCGTGATCCCGAGCAAGCTGGACAGCAAGCAGGCCGAGCTGCTGCGCACATACAAGGGTATGCGCGAGCGCGAGCGCGCCGAGGTAATGTCGGCGCAGTCCGAGCACAACAGCGGCCTGTTCGCGCGGCTGCGCGCGTCGTTCAGCGGACGTTAG
- a CDS encoding MFS transporter, whose product MTTTQTRDIQHERRITTALFAAGLTTFASMYSAQALLPSISAAFGATPAHAALAVSLTTGFLALASVPASALSSRIGRTKVMIGSAVAAAAIGLLLPLSPSLGVLLAGRALQGISLAGVLAVAMAYLGEEIGGAGVGAAMGTYVAGTTIGGLAGRLIPAFTLNLASWRWAEAAASVAAAACTVWFIRNLPPSRGFVARPAGIRTVLGDLATQLRHRGLLALFGLAFVLMGGFVSVYNYLGYRLIGAPFGLPEALAGLVFVLYLAGTAASAAAGHLADRVGRQQVLAASVGLMAIGLAVTVPDHLGAVILGVLLYTAGFFGAHTAASAWVSVMAEGSRGAASSLYLFAYYLGSALVGGAAGIAYASGGWLGLVGGIGVLLVLAGMLVWALAIHSRGSARHSGVVGA is encoded by the coding sequence ATGACCACGACACAAACCCGGGACATCCAGCACGAGCGCCGGATCACGACGGCGCTGTTCGCCGCCGGGCTGACGACCTTCGCATCCATGTACAGCGCCCAAGCCCTGCTGCCCAGCATCTCAGCGGCCTTCGGCGCCACACCGGCGCATGCGGCGCTCGCGGTGTCGCTCACCACCGGTTTCCTTGCGTTGGCGAGCGTTCCGGCGAGCGCGCTGTCGTCACGTATCGGGCGGACCAAGGTGATGATCGGCTCCGCCGTCGCGGCGGCCGCGATCGGTCTGCTGCTCCCGCTGAGCCCGTCGCTGGGCGTGCTGCTCGCCGGACGAGCACTGCAAGGAATCTCGCTCGCGGGCGTGCTCGCGGTGGCGATGGCCTATTTGGGAGAAGAGATTGGCGGCGCCGGAGTGGGCGCCGCGATGGGAACCTATGTGGCCGGCACGACGATCGGCGGGCTGGCCGGGCGGTTGATTCCGGCGTTCACCCTGAACCTGGCGTCCTGGCGATGGGCGGAAGCAGCGGCTTCGGTCGCCGCGGCGGCCTGCACGGTGTGGTTCATCCGGAACCTACCGCCGTCCCGCGGTTTCGTCGCACGACCCGCCGGAATCCGCACGGTGCTCGGCGATCTCGCGACACAGCTGCGCCATCGCGGGCTGCTCGCGCTGTTCGGGCTGGCCTTCGTGCTGATGGGCGGGTTCGTCTCGGTCTACAACTATCTCGGCTACCGCCTGATCGGGGCGCCGTTCGGGCTGCCAGAGGCGCTCGCAGGGCTGGTTTTCGTGCTGTACCTGGCCGGAACGGCAGCGTCGGCGGCGGCCGGGCACCTGGCCGATCGGGTCGGTAGGCAACAGGTGCTCGCGGCGTCGGTGGGACTGATGGCCATCGGTCTCGCGGTGACGGTTCCGGATCACCTCGGCGCCGTGATCCTGGGCGTATTGCTCTACACCGCCGGGTTCTTCGGAGCGCATACGGCAGCAAGCGCATGGGTCAGCGTGATGGCGGAGGGCAGCCGTGGCGCGGCGTCGTCGCTGTATCTGTTCGCCTACTACCTGGGCAGCGCGCTCGTCGGCGGCGCGGCGGGCATCGCCTACGCCAGCGGCGGGTGGCTCGGTTTGGTCGGTGGAATCGGTGTTCTGCTCGTGCTCGCGGGGATGCTGGTGTGGGCATTGGCGATTCATTCGCGCGGATCGGCGCGGCACTCGGGGGTGGTCGGCGCCTGA
- a CDS encoding cytidine deaminase, with product MTELDAEDNKLIVLARGALGRTDGASGAAIRDTDGRTYAAGEVNLTALRLTALQAAVAAAISSGAEGFEAAVVVGGRLSDFGVTAVREVSAEARIIFTDRDGAVFEIVDDSADAGEVRGG from the coding sequence ATGACCGAACTGGATGCCGAGGACAATAAGCTGATAGTGCTGGCCCGTGGCGCGCTCGGCCGCACCGACGGCGCGAGTGGCGCGGCCATCCGCGACACGGACGGACGCACCTACGCCGCGGGCGAGGTGAACCTGACGGCGCTGCGCCTGACCGCGCTGCAAGCCGCGGTGGCCGCCGCGATCTCCAGCGGCGCCGAGGGATTCGAGGCGGCCGTGGTGGTCGGTGGGCGGTTGTCCGACTTCGGCGTCACCGCGGTGCGGGAGGTGTCGGCGGAGGCGCGGATCATCTTCACCGACCGCGACGGCGCGGTGTTCGAGATCGTCGACGATTCCGCCGATGCCGGCGAGGTGCGTGGTGGCTGA
- a CDS encoding LysR family transcriptional regulator: MLGEDLEWFTTLAELERVGAAADRLHLAQPTLSRMLARLERRIGVELFDRRGKRITLNEFGRIYYEHARRAQTELDGAAQAVADLANPAKGVVRLSFQHSFGGSLVPQLIGGFRRGSGRVTVTLWQGAAETVTQRVLDGEADLGIVSPRPAVAGVGWRTVLRQPLVLAVPADHRLAGRRQVRLAEIADAEFVAMHQGFGMRRIFDELCAAADIRPRIAFESSDLVTVAGLVSAGLGVAILPREDPLSASPLSGPVTVPLADAGASRAVGLIWPAAAILPDAVRRFRDFTADWAQRRRGIP; the protein is encoded by the coding sequence GTGCTGGGTGAAGACCTGGAGTGGTTCACGACACTCGCCGAACTGGAGCGGGTCGGCGCGGCGGCCGATCGGCTGCACCTAGCCCAGCCGACGCTGTCGAGAATGCTCGCCCGGTTGGAGCGCAGGATCGGCGTCGAGCTGTTCGATCGACGCGGTAAACGCATTACTCTCAACGAGTTCGGCCGGATCTACTACGAGCACGCCCGCCGCGCGCAGACCGAGCTGGACGGGGCCGCGCAAGCCGTAGCCGATCTGGCCAATCCCGCGAAGGGCGTGGTGCGACTGTCGTTCCAGCATTCCTTCGGCGGGTCGCTCGTGCCGCAGCTGATCGGCGGTTTCCGGCGCGGCTCCGGCCGGGTCACGGTCACCCTGTGGCAAGGGGCGGCCGAGACGGTTACGCAGCGGGTGCTCGACGGCGAGGCTGATCTGGGCATCGTCTCGCCGCGCCCGGCTGTTGCCGGCGTCGGTTGGCGCACTGTGCTGCGCCAACCTCTCGTGCTCGCGGTGCCCGCTGACCACCGGTTGGCCGGGCGCAGGCAGGTCCGGCTCGCGGAGATCGCCGACGCGGAGTTCGTCGCGATGCATCAGGGCTTCGGGATGCGGCGCATCTTCGACGAGCTGTGCGCGGCCGCGGACATCCGGCCGAGGATCGCGTTCGAGTCAAGCGACCTGGTCACCGTGGCCGGGCTGGTATCGGCGGGGTTAGGCGTGGCGATCCTGCCGCGCGAGGACCCGTTGTCGGCGAGCCCACTGTCCGGTCCGGTGACCGTGCCGCTCGCGGACGCGGGCGCCTCCCGCGCGGTCGGGCTGATCTGGCCCGCGGCCGCGATATTGCCGGACGCGGTGCGCCGATTTCGTGATTTCACCGCGGATTGGGCCCAGCGGCGTAGGGGAATCCCGTGA
- a CDS encoding alpha/beta fold hydrolase — protein sequence MATSTSLGRTHEVDLAGGRIRYHETGEGAPVVFVHGLLVNADLWRKVVPAIAAAGYRCIAPDWPLGAHEIPVPDAELTPIGVADLIAAFLERLDLTDVTLVANDTGGAITQVLLTRDRSRIGRVVLASVDSYEGFLPQPFTVLPLLAKIPGSMRPLTEAMRIRALHRLPLAFGLVTKRPVPPEIADSYLLPSRNSAAIRKDLRRFLRSAHRGYTLAAASHFADIDIPVLLAWAREDRIFPLSFAERLAGDLPNATLKLIDDSYTFLPEDQPELLTESILEFTRLHATP from the coding sequence ATGGCAACCAGCACATCACTCGGCCGCACCCATGAGGTGGACTTGGCGGGCGGCCGCATCCGCTACCACGAGACCGGGGAGGGCGCTCCGGTCGTCTTCGTGCACGGCCTGCTCGTCAATGCGGACCTCTGGCGCAAGGTGGTCCCCGCGATCGCCGCCGCGGGCTACCGCTGCATAGCGCCGGATTGGCCGCTCGGCGCACATGAGATTCCGGTCCCCGACGCGGAACTGACCCCGATCGGCGTCGCCGACTTGATCGCCGCGTTCCTCGAGCGCCTCGACCTCACCGACGTGACCCTGGTCGCCAACGACACCGGCGGCGCGATCACGCAGGTGCTGCTCACCCGTGACCGGTCCAGGATCGGCCGCGTCGTGCTCGCGTCGGTCGACAGCTATGAGGGCTTCCTGCCGCAGCCGTTCACGGTGCTCCCGCTGCTGGCGAAGATCCCCGGATCGATGCGCCCGCTGACCGAGGCGATGCGCATCCGGGCGCTACACCGTCTGCCGCTGGCCTTCGGCTTGGTCACCAAGCGGCCGGTGCCACCCGAGATCGCGGACTCCTATCTGCTGCCGAGCCGGAACTCGGCCGCGATCCGAAAAGATCTGCGCCGCTTCCTTCGGTCCGCGCATCGCGGCTACACGCTGGCAGCCGCGAGCCACTTCGCCGACATCGACATTCCCGTGCTGCTGGCCTGGGCACGGGAGGACCGCATCTTCCCGCTCTCGTTCGCCGAACGTCTGGCCGGCGACCTGCCGAACGCGACGCTGAAGCTCATCGACGACTCCTACACCTTCCTGCCGGAAGACCAGCCCGAGTTGCTCACCGAATCGATCCTGGAGTTCACTCGGCTGCATGCCACGCCGTAG
- a CDS encoding hemolysin family protein produces MFAGVDSALNTISPARVEDLVRADRPGAVRLTRIVSDRARYVNLMVLLRILCEIGATVLLAAGLITIWADNWALLVTALVMVLVSYVVIGVGPRTLGRQHAYSIALAAALPLQFIGALLGPLSRLLILLGNAITPGKGFRNGPFASEIELREVVELAGERGVVADDERRMIQSVFELGDTPARAVMVPRTEMVWIEADKTAAQALSLAVRSGHSRIPVIGENVDDILGVVYLKDLVPYADRSRKVRVREAMRPAVFMPDSKPLDSLLDEMQRRRNHMAVLVDEYGGIAGLVTIEDVLEEIVGEIADEYDIDETPPIQNLGGGRYRVSARLSVEDLGELYGLEIEEEDVDTVGGLMAHELGRVPLPGSKVAVHGLVLRGEGRADARGRMRVHTVVVRKATEKVEAEKSNGDNPNGKRKANGSEPETPADRNEDGDIG; encoded by the coding sequence ATGTTCGCCGGTGTCGATTCGGCGCTGAACACGATTTCGCCGGCCCGAGTCGAGGACTTGGTGCGCGCCGACCGGCCCGGCGCGGTGCGGCTGACCCGGATCGTCTCCGACCGGGCCCGCTACGTGAATCTCATGGTGCTGCTGCGCATTCTGTGCGAGATCGGCGCCACGGTTCTGCTCGCGGCGGGGCTCATCACGATCTGGGCGGACAATTGGGCGCTGCTGGTCACCGCGCTGGTGATGGTGCTGGTGTCCTACGTGGTGATCGGCGTCGGCCCGCGCACGCTCGGTCGTCAGCACGCGTACTCGATCGCGCTGGCCGCCGCGCTGCCGCTGCAGTTCATCGGCGCGCTGCTCGGCCCGCTCAGCAGGCTGCTGATTCTGCTCGGCAACGCGATCACCCCGGGCAAGGGTTTTCGCAACGGCCCGTTCGCCTCTGAGATCGAGCTGCGCGAGGTGGTCGAGCTGGCAGGCGAGCGCGGCGTGGTGGCCGACGACGAGCGCCGGATGATCCAATCGGTCTTCGAGCTCGGCGACACCCCGGCCCGTGCGGTGATGGTACCGCGCACTGAGATGGTCTGGATCGAGGCGGACAAGACCGCGGCGCAGGCGCTGTCGCTCGCGGTGCGGTCCGGGCATTCGCGTATCCCGGTGATCGGCGAGAACGTCGACGACATCCTCGGCGTGGTCTACCTGAAAGACCTTGTGCCCTATGCGGATCGCAGCCGAAAGGTCCGGGTGCGCGAGGCCATGCGGCCCGCGGTGTTCATGCCCGACTCCAAGCCGCTGGACAGCCTGCTCGACGAAATGCAGCGCAGGCGCAATCATATGGCGGTGCTGGTGGACGAGTACGGCGGCATCGCGGGACTGGTGACCATCGAGGACGTGCTCGAGGAGATCGTCGGCGAGATCGCCGACGAGTACGACATCGACGAGACACCGCCCATCCAGAACCTCGGCGGGGGCCGCTACCGGGTGTCAGCCCGGTTGTCGGTGGAGGACCTCGGCGAGCTGTACGGGCTGGAGATCGAAGAGGAGGACGTCGACACCGTCGGCGGCCTGATGGCACACGAACTCGGCCGTGTGCCGCTGCCCGGTTCGAAGGTCGCGGTGCACGGGCTGGTGCTGCGCGGCGAGGGCCGCGCGGATGCGCGGGGGCGGATGCGGGTGCACACCGTGGTGGTGCGCAAGGCGACCGAAAAGGTCGAGGCCGAGAAATCCAACGGCGACAACCCCAATGGCAAGCGCAAGGCCAATGGATCGGAGCCGGAGACCCCGGCCGATCGTAACGAGGACGGAGACATCGGATGA
- a CDS encoding PhoH family protein, with the protein MGGGHGSEPAARTVRSSIELAPESVFPFLGSADQNLRELEGLLDADIHVRGNSVTLTGKAPDVALAERVIEQLVALTGRNRVVTPEAVRHTVSMLTEGSSESPAEVLSLDILSRRGKTIRPKTLNQKRYVDAIDANTIVFGIGPAGTGKTYLAMAKAVQALQSKQVNRIILTRPAVEAGERLGFLPGTLNEKIDPYLRPLYDALHDMMDPEAIPKLMAAGVIEVAPLAYMRGRTLNDSFIILDEAQNTTAEQMKMFLTRLGFGSKIVVTGDVTQVDLPTGARSGLRAASEILTEIDDIHFAQLTSSDVVRHRLVTDIVDAYERFEAESRPQVAAHYGGNRAQRRAAGRTDRR; encoded by the coding sequence ATCGGTGGCGGTCACGGTTCGGAGCCCGCAGCGCGCACCGTGCGTTCGAGTATCGAACTCGCTCCCGAATCCGTGTTCCCGTTCCTCGGTTCGGCCGACCAGAATCTGCGCGAACTCGAAGGGCTGCTCGACGCGGACATTCACGTCCGAGGCAATTCCGTAACCCTCACCGGTAAGGCGCCCGATGTCGCGCTGGCTGAGCGAGTCATCGAGCAGCTTGTCGCGCTCACCGGCCGAAATCGAGTGGTCACCCCGGAGGCGGTGCGCCACACCGTGTCGATGCTCACCGAGGGCTCGAGCGAGTCTCCGGCCGAGGTGCTCAGCTTGGACATCCTGTCCCGGCGCGGCAAGACCATCCGGCCCAAGACCCTCAACCAGAAGCGCTACGTCGACGCGATCGATGCCAACACGATCGTGTTCGGCATCGGACCCGCCGGTACCGGCAAAACATATCTCGCGATGGCCAAGGCGGTCCAGGCGCTGCAGTCCAAGCAGGTCAACCGGATCATCCTCACCCGTCCCGCGGTTGAGGCGGGGGAGCGGCTCGGCTTCCTGCCCGGCACGCTGAACGAGAAGATCGATCCATACCTGCGCCCGCTCTACGACGCACTGCACGACATGATGGATCCGGAGGCCATCCCGAAGCTGATGGCGGCCGGTGTCATCGAGGTCGCGCCGCTGGCATACATGCGCGGTAGAACCCTCAATGACTCGTTCATTATTTTGGACGAGGCGCAGAACACCACCGCCGAGCAGATGAAGATGTTCCTCACCCGCCTCGGGTTCGGCTCGAAGATCGTGGTGACCGGTGACGTCACCCAGGTCGATCTGCCGACCGGGGCACGGTCGGGTCTGCGTGCGGCGTCGGAGATCCTCACCGAGATCGATGACATCCACTTCGCGCAGCTCACCAGCAGCGACGTGGTCCGGCATCGGCTCGTCACGGACATCGTCGACGCCTACGAGCGTTTCGAGGCCGAGTCGCGTCCGCAGGTCGCCGCGCATTACGGCGGCAACCGGGCGCAGCGGCGCGCCGCGGGCCGGACGGACCGGCGGTAA
- the ybeY gene encoding rRNA maturation RNase YbeY: MSIEIANESGIDVPEEDLVSVARFVIARMDVHPAAELSMVLVDLDTMADLHMRWMDLPGPTDVMSFPMDELEPGGRPDSPEPGPSMLGDIVLCPEFAAGQARKAGHSLDHELALLTVHGVLHLLGYDHAEPEEEKEMFALQARLLEEWYESLREARRRAELAARDARLLGKAGFTTPGDSLGPA, from the coding sequence GTGAGTATCGAGATCGCCAACGAGTCGGGTATCGACGTGCCCGAAGAAGACCTGGTCAGTGTCGCACGATTCGTGATCGCCCGGATGGACGTGCACCCGGCCGCGGAGCTGTCGATGGTGCTCGTCGATCTCGACACCATGGCGGACCTGCACATGCGCTGGATGGACCTGCCCGGCCCGACCGACGTCATGTCCTTCCCGATGGACGAACTCGAGCCGGGCGGCCGACCGGACAGCCCCGAACCCGGCCCGTCGATGCTGGGCGACATCGTGCTGTGCCCTGAGTTCGCGGCGGGCCAGGCCCGTAAGGCGGGCCACTCGCTGGATCACGAACTCGCGCTGCTCACCGTGCACGGCGTGCTCCACCTACTCGGCTACGACCATGCCGAGCCGGAGGAGGAGAAGGAGATGTTCGCGCTGCAGGCCCGGCTGCTCGAGGAGTGGTATGAGAGCCTGCGCGAAGCGCGGCGGCGGGCCGAGCTGGCCGCGCGGGACGCGCGGTTGCTGGGTAAGGCGGGCTTCACCACACCGGGTGATTCCCTGGGACCCGCGTGA
- a CDS encoding 16S rRNA (uracil(1498)-N(3))-methyltransferase, whose translation MAATVFYLDEVPEPGAVAVLDGPEGRHAATVRRIRVGEPITLSDGRGVLAESEVVAAQRDRLELTVHNRMVAAPAAPRVTVVQALPKSDRSELAVELMTEAGADVVIPWQAARCVANWEGKAAKAVDKWRAAARSAARQSRRAYIPHVADLYRTTDLLDLVRTAKADGAIIAALHESGTARFAELPFADTTEIILVVGPEGGLDNTELTALADAGAQVTLLGPTVLRTSTAAAVALGALGALTRRW comes from the coding sequence TTGGCCGCGACGGTCTTCTACCTCGACGAAGTGCCCGAACCGGGCGCTGTCGCGGTGCTCGACGGCCCGGAGGGCAGGCACGCCGCCACGGTGCGCCGTATCCGGGTCGGCGAGCCGATCACCCTCTCCGACGGTCGCGGCGTACTCGCCGAATCCGAAGTAGTTGCCGCGCAACGCGATCGGCTCGAGTTGACGGTGCACAACCGGATGGTCGCGGCCCCGGCGGCGCCACGTGTCACCGTGGTCCAGGCGCTGCCCAAATCGGATCGCTCGGAGCTGGCCGTCGAGCTGATGACCGAGGCGGGCGCGGATGTCGTCATTCCATGGCAGGCGGCGCGCTGCGTCGCGAACTGGGAGGGCAAGGCGGCCAAGGCGGTCGACAAATGGCGCGCCGCCGCCCGCTCGGCCGCACGCCAATCCCGCCGGGCATACATCCCGCACGTAGCCGACCTGTACCGCACCACCGACCTGCTCGACCTGGTGCGTACCGCGAAGGCCGACGGCGCGATCATTGCGGCGCTGCACGAATCCGGGACCGCCCGTTTCGCCGAACTGCCGTTCGCCGACACCACCGAGATCATTCTCGTCGTCGGCCCCGAGGGCGGCCTCGACAACACGGAGTTGACGGCTCTGGCCGACGCGGGCGCCCAGGTAACCCTGCTCGGCCCCACTGTTCTGCGCACGTCCACCGCCGCGGCGGTCGCCCTCGGAGCCCTGGGGGCTCTGACCCGGCGCTGGTGA